The Gloeocapsa sp. PCC 73106 DNA segment GCTAAATCAGGGAAAGGGTTTTCAGCTGTAATGGTAGGACAAAAATGGGCGATGGAACAATTGTCTAAAACGGCTCCTGTTTATACACGCTTTGGTTGGGAGACATCTAATCTGAGAAAACATCTAGGATTAGAAAAGTCAAAAAATAAAGCCAAGCAAAGTCCAGAGAGTCATGCAAACGACGGTATTGCTTTAGCCTGCTTTCATTTTTTAGAGTACTCACCTTTTCATACTACTACCTCCCATGGACATCTATGGAAAGGAAAAGTTAACTTAACAAAAGCAATTTTTGCAGTGATTAAAAGACCTCCAGTTAGTCGTCGTCAACTTCATCTAATGGTTCCAGCTAAAAGAGGAGTAAGGCGAAAATATGGAGGAACAACTACAAAATTCGGTTTAAGAAAAGGTGACTTAGTCTTTACCCCAAAAGGGATTGGTTTTGTCAGTGGACAAACCGAAAAACAAATATCTGTAGCGCGATGCTAACTGGAAAAGGTTAGGACAGATAAGCTCTCTTAAAGTAAAATTAATCCGACGTTCTACGGGTCTAATTGTTAGTTGCTAGAGAAAAATGTAAAGCCGTCCTACGCTTCGCGCTTTGGACGGGGTTTCAAACCCAAATTTTTTGATGAATAGTATCTTACGTATCTTAGACGCTAATTTAAATCGAGCTAGAGAAGGACTGAGAATTATCGAGGAATGGTGTCGTTTCGGTCTAGATAACCCCGATTTAGCTCAAAAGTGTAAATTCATGCGGCAAGAACTCGCCTCTTGGCACGTTGTCGACCTAAAACTGTCTCGCAATACCCCAGGAGATGTGGGAACTACCCTATCTCACCCTCTTGAAGAACAAAGATCCGACATTCAAGGACTCTTACAAGCGAATATCTCAAGAGTACAAGAGGCTTTGAGAGTTCTAGAAGAATATGGGAAACTCTACGACCAGGCGATGGGTAAGTCCTTTAAACAAATGCGTTACCAGGTATATACTTTAGAGAGCGAGTTATTGGGTTATCAGCAGCATCAACGTCTACAAAAAGCTCAATTATATCTCGTAACCTCTCCTCAAGAAAATCTCTGCACCATCGTAGAACAAGCCCTAAAAGGGGGTTTATCCCTGGTACAGTATCGCAGTAAACAGGGGGATGACTTAGACAGATTAGCAGAAGTAAGCAAGCTACGTCAATTATGTTACCAACATAACGCTCTATTTATCATCAACGATCGCCTAGATTTAGCCCAAGCTGTACAAGCTGATGGAGTACATTTAGGACAAAAAGACCTACCCATCGCTGTAGCGAGAAAAATATTGGGAAATCAAGTGATTATCGGACGATCTACTACCAATCCTACGGAAATGACCAAAGCGATCGCAGAAGGCGCGGATTATCTCGGTGTGGGACCAGTATACAACACACCCACTAAACAAGGTAAAGCCGCCACTGGTTTAGAATACGTTCGTTATGCGGTAGCTAATTCCCCCATTCCCTGGTACGCGATCGGTGGTATCGATCAGGGCAATATCCAGGAAGTAATCGCTGCAGGTGCAACTAGAGTAGCAGTAGTACGTGCGATTATGGAAGCGGAAAATCCTACCCTAGCGACGCAGAATTTACTCTCTCAGATTAATAATTCTACTGTCTAGCTTCACTATGGAGAATTTTAGCGATCTCGAAGATATCTCGCCAAAGGCGAGCACGCTTCCAAATTGTAAATCTAATTCTTTTTCTTGTTCAGGTGTCATTTGGAGAATGGTATCTAGTTTTCTTTCTTATATACACATTATTTGATTTTTGTCAACTAGTACATTTTTTGAACAAACTGGACTTGCTCCCTAATTTACATTGTTATTTTTCCGTATTTTCGACTATTGATAATTTTTTTTTATATGACATGATTAAAAACATAAACAAATTTAATTAAAAAAAGAAGTAGTTACTTATGAAGACTCCTGCTGTATTGACCGATTTGACTCCCGAACAAGAAGAAAAACTCAATGGTGGTTATAACTACCGCAGACCAGTCCGACGAATTACTCCAGGTACCTGGAACGCATTTAATTGAAGCATAAGCGATCTCCGAAGACACATCTCTTCGATGATGCGTAACTTGTAGGATCTATAATTTGGAGTAAATCTTTTATGAGACATTATATCGGTGCCGCCATTGGGTTCGCTCTAGTAGCATGTTCCTCAGCACCATCTCCTGAAACTGAAGCAGCAATCTCAGCTTTAGAGGAACTGAACTCAAAATCTCCTGAAACTGAAGCAGCAATCTCAGCTTTAAAGGGACTAAACTCAAAACTTGATATTGGTCTTAACTTTGTAGAATATACAGATGCCTTACGAGATGGAAAAGTAATCATTGATCAGGCAATTGAGGCTGATCCAAAATCGAAGACCAATCAAGTTGTTCAGAAAGTTATGAACGCACACATAGCTGCCTTGGAATTATGGCGTTGTAGAATAAAAGGTTCTGAATATGTTCAAGGGAAGTGTACCAAGGAAGTTTGTGAAACACTAATATTTCCTTTGTATCCAGAAATTAAAGAGATACTAGAATTTCAACTGACATTTGCAGCAATAGAAGAAGGACCGGTGGATAACGCGAAGTACGCCGATATCGCCTATTATCTTCTCGATTATGAAAAAGTACTTCAACACCTTTGGTATTTAAATGAAGAAGAACTGAATTCATTAGAAAGTAAGTAGTTATGAGTAAATCTTTTATGAGACATTATATCGTTACTTCCGTCAGGTACATACTTAGACTTGATCGATGCGGTCGATCAATGGCGACGCTTCAGAAATGAGGCTATACACGCAATTGTCAAGTCGAAACCAGGTGAACCAACTCAGCCCGTTGACTTGTTTTTACAAAAAGCTAAAGAAGCGGCTGAAGCAGGAGATAATCTTGCTAGAGAGATATGCAACTGGAGTAAGAA contains these protein-coding regions:
- a CDS encoding thiamine phosphate synthase, which gives rise to MNSILRILDANLNRAREGLRIIEEWCRFGLDNPDLAQKCKFMRQELASWHVVDLKLSRNTPGDVGTTLSHPLEEQRSDIQGLLQANISRVQEALRVLEEYGKLYDQAMGKSFKQMRYQVYTLESELLGYQQHQRLQKAQLYLVTSPQENLCTIVEQALKGGLSLVQYRSKQGDDLDRLAEVSKLRQLCYQHNALFIINDRLDLAQAVQADGVHLGQKDLPIAVARKILGNQVIIGRSTTNPTEMTKAIAEGADYLGVGPVYNTPTKQGKAATGLEYVRYAVANSPIPWYAIGGIDQGNIQEVIAAGATRVAVVRAIMEAENPTLATQNLLSQINNSTV